The following proteins come from a genomic window of Hydractinia symbiolongicarpus strain clone_291-10 chromosome 2, HSymV2.1, whole genome shotgun sequence:
- the LOC130629665 gene encoding neuropeptide Y receptor type 4-like, which yields MYCDAVRPPTELSIFTATISSIITLLSVIGNGIIIFVVIRDPLQNLRTPFNFFLVNLAFSDLIIGLITSPLSVYGHARESVGKLNEDIKIMFQLPYFVSITASILNLGVLCADRFTAIIYPIKHRIHFSLKKCVFIAIGIWLFSVTVPFIYFKVGFVEYLLIYANTCVLLAFIFMCLTYVKVYNFLQQKTTELRLLMTTEESSDEKFRLKRLLMEKKVTRAFLVILVLFICTYLPASIMIYIIYFCQHCDCTFIHILRDLEIVFILSNSCMNPFVCTIRLVNFKKSIKALFSSEVNETPCSNKT from the coding sequence ATGTATTGTGACGCTGTACGGCCTCCAACCGAGCTATCCATTTTTACGGCAACGATTTCGTCCATCATCACTCTTCTGTCAGTTATCGGAAATGGAATCATTATATTCGTGGTCATACGAGATCCGCTGCAGAACCTAAGAACtccttttaacttttttctcgtAAATCTGGCATTTAGTGATTTGATAATTGGCTTAATAACATCGCCATTGTCTGTTTACGGGCATGCGCGAGAGAGTGTTGGCAAGTTAAATGAAGACATCAAAATTATGTTTCAACTGCCATATTTTGTATCGATTACCGCAAGCATTTTAAATCTTGGAGTTTTATGCGCAGACCGATTCACTGCCATAATATATCCTATAAAGCATAGAATCCATTTTAGtttgaaaaaatgtgtttttatagCCATTGGTATTTGGTTGTTTTCGGTAACCGTACCTTTTATCTACTTCAAGGTTGGTTTCGTTGAATACTTGCTAATATATGCAAACACGTGCGTTCTATTGGCTTTCATTTTTATGTGTTTGACATACGTTAAGGTTTATAATTTCTTACAGCAAAAAACCACAGAGCTCCGTCTTCTGATGACGACAGAAGAATCATCGGACGAAAAATTCCGTCTTAAAAGATTACTAATGGAGAAGAAGGTTACGAGAGCTTTCCTGGTGATTCTCGTATTGTTTATATGTACATACTTGCCGGCTTCTATTATGAtatacattatttatttttgccaGCACTGCGATTGCACGTTCATTCATATCCTGAGAGATCtggaaatagttttcattttgtCCAATAGCTGCATGAATCCCTTCGTATGTACAATACGAttggttaattttaaaaaatcaattaaagcATTGTTTTCGTCTGAAGTGAATGAAACACCTTGTTCAAACAAAACTTAA